A single genomic interval of Nitratidesulfovibrio sp. SRB-5 harbors:
- a CDS encoding glycosyltransferase family 4 protein → MKVAILGNQARAMVNFWSVLIRRLRALGHEVLCIVPDADTDTEGRAALEAMGVRVAGYPLDRKGLNPVRDAATFAALYRVFRQERPDVAFCFTIKPVIYGATAAALARVPARYAMITGLGYMFEADTPIKRMLTRVAALLYRVALACVRTVFFQNMEDRRVFEDNHIIPHSTSVAMCRGTGVALDHFAQAEPVLDPPTFLLVGRLLEAKGLREYAGAARLLKAKHPDARFRVLGPPESGPGSVPLAEVEGWTREGIIEYLGQTRDVRPYVADASVVVLPSWREGTPCSVMEGMSMGRAAVVTDAPGCREVVEDGVNGFRVPLRDPQALAAAMERFITDRNLIARMGQAGRRLAETEFDADKVSEHILRVMRLA, encoded by the coding sequence ATGAAGGTCGCCATTCTGGGCAATCAGGCCCGGGCCATGGTCAATTTCTGGAGCGTGCTCATCCGCAGGCTCCGTGCGCTGGGACACGAAGTGCTGTGCATCGTGCCCGACGCCGACACCGACACCGAAGGCCGCGCCGCGCTGGAAGCCATGGGCGTCCGCGTGGCGGGCTATCCCCTGGACCGCAAAGGGCTGAACCCCGTGCGCGACGCCGCCACCTTTGCCGCGCTGTATCGCGTCTTCCGGCAGGAACGACCCGACGTGGCCTTCTGCTTCACCATCAAGCCGGTCATCTACGGGGCCACGGCGGCGGCGCTGGCGCGCGTGCCCGCCCGCTACGCCATGATCACCGGGCTTGGCTACATGTTCGAGGCGGACACCCCGATCAAGCGCATGCTGACAAGGGTGGCCGCCCTGCTCTACCGCGTGGCCCTTGCCTGCGTGCGCACGGTGTTCTTCCAGAACATGGAAGACCGCCGGGTGTTCGAGGACAACCACATCATCCCGCACTCCACGTCCGTGGCCATGTGCCGGGGCACCGGCGTGGCGCTGGACCACTTCGCCCAGGCGGAACCGGTGCTGGACCCGCCGACCTTCCTGCTGGTGGGTCGCCTGCTGGAGGCCAAGGGCCTGCGTGAATACGCCGGAGCCGCGCGCCTGCTGAAGGCGAAACATCCCGACGCCCGCTTTCGCGTGCTGGGCCCGCCGGAAAGCGGACCGGGCAGCGTGCCCCTTGCAGAGGTGGAAGGCTGGACGCGTGAAGGAATCATCGAATATCTTGGCCAGACCCGCGATGTGCGCCCGTACGTGGCCGACGCCAGCGTGGTGGTGCTGCCCTCGTGGCGCGAAGGCACCCCCTGCTCGGTGATGGAAGGCATGAGCATGGGCCGCGCCGCCGTGGTCACCGACGCCCCCGGCTGCCGCGAGGTGGTGGAGGACGGGGTGAACGGCTTCCGCGTGCCCCTGCGCGACCCCCAGGCCCTGGCCGCCGCCATGGAACGATTCATCACCGACCGCAACCTGATCGCCCGCATGGGGCAGGCCGGGCGGCGGCTGGCGGAAACGGAATTCGACGCCGACAAGGTGAGCGAGCATATTCTGCGGGTCATGCGCCTGGCGTAG
- the hypD gene encoding hydrogenase formation protein HypD, with amino-acid sequence MSVNFSTAFKDPDLSRGLIERLHRELDRPLRFMEVCGTHTVAIFQSGMRPLLPAGVRHLSGPGCPVCVTHESEVAAYLQLAEKPGVIIATFGDLMRVPGPGGDNLKLAQAKGARVEIVYSAHDALKLAADNPGDTVVFLGIGFETTAPTVAATVLMARQQGLANFCVLSFHKLVPPALRALLADPDCAVDAFLLPGHVSTILGMEPYRFVAEEFRTPGIIAGFDPVDILQALLIMVEQRKTGEFAIVNSYRRAVDDAGNPRAREILDTVFQTADALWRGIGCIPGSGLVFRPEFEQYDAMARLGLTLPEARPIAGCKCGDVLKGKMQPCDCPLFAKACTPAKPVGPCMVSTEGSCAAYFKYNVEA; translated from the coding sequence GTGAGCGTGAACTTCTCCACGGCCTTCAAGGATCCGGATCTTTCCCGCGGCCTTATCGAACGGCTGCACCGCGAACTGGACCGCCCCCTGCGCTTCATGGAAGTGTGCGGCACCCATACCGTGGCCATCTTTCAGAGCGGCATGCGCCCGCTGCTGCCCGCCGGGGTCAGGCACCTGTCCGGCCCCGGCTGCCCGGTGTGCGTGACCCACGAAAGCGAGGTGGCCGCCTACCTGCAACTGGCGGAAAAGCCCGGCGTTATCATCGCCACCTTCGGCGACCTGATGCGCGTGCCCGGCCCCGGCGGCGACAACCTGAAGCTGGCCCAGGCCAAGGGCGCGCGGGTGGAGATCGTCTACTCCGCCCATGACGCGCTGAAACTGGCCGCCGACAACCCCGGCGACACCGTGGTGTTCCTGGGCATTGGCTTCGAGACCACCGCCCCCACCGTGGCCGCCACGGTGCTGATGGCGCGGCAGCAGGGGCTGGCCAACTTCTGCGTGCTCTCGTTCCACAAGCTGGTGCCGCCCGCGCTGCGGGCCCTGCTGGCCGACCCGGACTGCGCCGTGGACGCCTTTCTGCTGCCGGGGCACGTGTCCACCATTCTCGGCATGGAGCCGTACCGCTTCGTGGCCGAAGAATTCCGCACCCCCGGCATCATCGCCGGGTTCGACCCCGTGGACATCCTGCAAGCCCTGCTGATCATGGTGGAGCAGCGCAAGACGGGCGAATTCGCCATCGTCAATTCCTACCGCCGGGCCGTGGACGACGCGGGCAACCCCCGCGCGCGCGAGATTCTGGACACGGTGTTCCAGACCGCCGACGCCCTGTGGCGCGGCATCGGCTGCATTCCCGGCAGCGGTCTGGTGTTCCGGCCCGAGTTCGAGCAATACGACGCCATGGCCCGTCTGGGCCTTACCCTGCCCGAGGCCAGGCCCATCGCGGGCTGCAAGTGCGGCGACGTGCTGAAGGGCAAGATGCAGCCCTGCGACTGTCCGCTGTTCGCCAAGGCCTGCACGCCCGCCAAGCCCGTGGGGCCGTGCATGGTCTCCACAGAGGGCAGCTGCGCCGCCTACTTCAAGTACAACGTGGAGGCCTGA
- a CDS encoding tetratricopeptide repeat protein, whose protein sequence is MSNHLDYEINKELGECYLFMGDLEKAEEYYRKAAGSNGVHPDPYLGLATIAVQRGNLEAALVLYRKAANIEANDKSLAGMGLVEMETGAHAEAFDHFVAALGMNPGNLVAMNGLLRLGYHLGRIEEVVAHLRAFLELSPEKDNVRFSLAGCLISLGRKDEARAELEVILDRAPDHADAREMYALIG, encoded by the coding sequence ATGAGCAACCATCTCGATTACGAAATCAACAAGGAACTGGGCGAGTGCTACCTTTTCATGGGTGACCTGGAAAAGGCCGAAGAGTACTACCGCAAGGCCGCCGGCAGCAACGGCGTGCATCCGGACCCGTACCTCGGGCTCGCCACCATCGCCGTGCAGCGCGGCAACCTTGAAGCCGCCCTGGTGCTGTACCGCAAGGCCGCCAACATCGAAGCCAACGACAAGTCGCTGGCGGGCATGGGCCTGGTGGAGATGGAAACCGGCGCGCACGCCGAGGCCTTCGACCATTTCGTGGCCGCGCTGGGCATGAACCCCGGCAACCTGGTGGCCATGAACGGCCTGCTGCGCCTTGGCTACCACCTTGGCCGCATCGAAGAAGTGGTGGCCCACCTGCGGGCCTTCCTGGAACTTTCCCCCGAAAAGGACAACGTGCGCTTCTCGCTGGCCGGGTGCCTGATCTCCCTTGGCCGCAAGGACGAGGCGCGGGCCGAACTCGAGGTCATTCTCGACCGCGCGCCCGACCACGCCGACGCCCGCGAAATGTACGCCCTGATCGGGTAG
- the flgB gene encoding flagellar basal body rod protein FlgB encodes MKSLYEPHVNLVGKVMDMQLQRQNVVMSNIANVRTPGYKPRELEFEKQLQSALGLDAKGRMTRTEQNHLPSEFSADGFNADWEKAAKPRVIHGEDRVNLDKEMAKMAKNSLHYSALTTVIRGNLEGVKNIIQEGQK; translated from the coding sequence ATGAAAAGCCTTTACGAACCGCATGTGAACCTTGTCGGCAAGGTCATGGACATGCAGCTCCAGCGTCAGAATGTCGTCATGAGCAACATCGCCAACGTCCGGACGCCCGGCTACAAGCCGCGCGAACTGGAGTTCGAGAAGCAGTTGCAGTCGGCGCTGGGGCTGGACGCCAAGGGGCGGATGACCCGCACCGAGCAGAACCACCTGCCCTCCGAGTTCAGCGCCGACGGCTTCAACGCCGACTGGGAAAAGGCGGCCAAGCCGCGCGTCATCCACGGCGAAGACCGCGTGAACCTGGACAAGGAAATGGCCAAGATGGCCAAGAACTCCCTGCATTATTCCGCCCTTACCACCGTCATTCGCGGCAACCTCGAGGGCGTCAAGAACATCATACAGGAAGGGCAGAAGTAA
- the fliE gene encoding flagellar hook-basal body complex protein FliE, whose amino-acid sequence MSIQAVGLKAYSNALGNFTKAEQATRATAAPTASGVQAKSFTNTLSESLTKVNEMQTEKSQMIQAFASGETQNVHELMITLQKAGLAVNMTSAVRNKVMEAYKELSRIQF is encoded by the coding sequence ATGAGCATCCAGGCAGTAGGGCTGAAGGCCTATTCCAACGCCCTCGGCAACTTCACCAAGGCCGAACAGGCCACCCGCGCCACCGCCGCGCCCACGGCGTCCGGCGTTCAGGCCAAGTCGTTCACCAACACGCTCTCCGAGTCGCTGACCAAGGTGAACGAGATGCAGACCGAAAAGTCGCAGATGATCCAGGCGTTCGCGTCGGGCGAAACCCAGAACGTGCACGAACTGATGATCACCCTGCAAAAGGCCGGACTTGCCGTGAACATGACCTCCGCCGTGCGGAACAAGGTCATGGAGGCGTACAAGGAACTCAGTCGCATCCAATTCTAG
- a CDS encoding TIGR03013 family XrtA/PEP-CTERM system glycosyltransferase has product MNDNIRNGLFRLLDALCILIALYAIGEIMLPDEYSVLIDYTGASFFTTFFFLLSFYVLDCYSVGDEDFRDSVARVGVASVLGVIATGFTFYSFESWRFDRATFVLLLVLVVTLCLTWRVVWHRIGKRFMTRHKVVLVGVDRAGKVRSLLAQSMPHAEILGYVGEGDMDADAGPCLGPSYDPLGVARSNGATMLVMLPDAPLDEDIARELLRAKLGGLMVVDIRTLYEHVAGRIPVSLIRDEWLLMEDGFNLNTQGSMQRLKRVFDVLTSFVLLVLTLPIMAVAALVIRLESPGPVIYKQKRVGLHEKEFTVLKFRSMTVDAEKNGAVWAQKGDTRVTKVGKFIRKVRIDELPQLWNVLRGDMSLIGPRPERMQFVRELEKVIPYFYVRHTVKPGVTGWAQVCYPYGASIEDARYKLEYDLYYIKNMSPLLDLKIVLKTVGVILFPKGAR; this is encoded by the coding sequence GTGAACGACAATATCCGTAACGGCCTGTTCCGTCTGCTGGATGCCCTGTGCATCCTCATCGCGCTGTACGCCATCGGCGAAATCATGCTGCCGGACGAATACAGCGTGCTCATCGACTATACGGGCGCCTCGTTCTTCACCACCTTCTTCTTCCTGCTCTCGTTCTACGTGCTGGACTGCTATTCGGTGGGCGACGAGGACTTCCGCGATTCCGTGGCCCGCGTGGGCGTGGCGTCCGTGCTGGGGGTCATCGCCACCGGCTTCACCTTCTATTCGTTCGAAAGCTGGCGCTTCGACCGGGCCACCTTCGTGCTGCTGCTGGTGCTGGTGGTGACCCTGTGCCTGACCTGGCGCGTGGTGTGGCACCGCATCGGCAAGCGCTTCATGACCCGGCACAAGGTGGTGCTGGTGGGCGTGGACCGTGCGGGCAAGGTGCGCAGCCTGCTGGCGCAGAGCATGCCCCACGCCGAAATCCTGGGCTACGTGGGCGAAGGCGACATGGACGCCGACGCCGGGCCGTGCCTTGGCCCCTCGTACGATCCGCTGGGGGTTGCGCGCAGCAACGGCGCCACCATGCTGGTCATGCTGCCCGACGCCCCGCTGGACGAGGACATCGCCCGCGAACTGCTGCGCGCCAAACTGGGCGGCCTGATGGTGGTGGACATCCGCACCCTGTACGAACACGTGGCCGGGCGCATTCCCGTCAGCCTCATCCGCGACGAATGGCTGCTGATGGAAGACGGCTTCAACCTGAACACGCAGGGGTCCATGCAGCGCCTGAAGCGGGTGTTCGACGTGCTGACCTCGTTCGTGCTGCTGGTGCTTACCCTGCCGATCATGGCCGTTGCCGCCCTGGTCATCCGGCTGGAATCGCCCGGCCCGGTGATCTACAAGCAGAAGCGCGTGGGCCTGCACGAAAAGGAATTCACGGTGCTGAAGTTCCGCTCCATGACCGTGGACGCGGAAAAGAACGGCGCGGTGTGGGCGCAGAAGGGCGACACCCGCGTGACCAAGGTGGGCAAGTTCATCCGCAAGGTGCGCATCGACGAACTGCCCCAGCTGTGGAACGTGCTGCGCGGCGACATGTCGCTGATCGGCCCGCGCCCGGAACGCATGCAGTTCGTGCGCGAACTGGAAAAGGTCATCCCCTACTTCTACGTGCGCCACACCGTGAAGCCGGGCGTTACCGGCTGGGCGCAGGTGTGCTACCCGTACGGCGCTTCCATAGAGGACGCCCGCTACAAGCTGGAATACGACCTGTACTACATCAAGAACATGTCGCCCCTGCTGGACCTGAAGATCGTGCTCAAGACCGTGGGGGTCATCCTGTTCCCCAAGGGGGCGCGGTAG
- the hypE gene encoding hydrogenase expression/formation protein HypE — MAGDTLLLDYGSGGKAAHRLIGELFLKHFDNPVLRTLDDAARLEMTGPLAMSTDSYVVDPLFFPGGDIGTLAVHGTVNDVAMLGARPRYLSCGFILEEGLDMEVLERIVISMGNAAREAGVCIVTGDTKVVPRGMADKVFINTTGIGEIIANPSPSGHSAKPGDAVIISGSMGDHGLTILSHREGLNFSADVRSDSAALNGLTERLLLEVGDIHVLRDPTRGGLATTLNEIAGQSGVVMRIAERDIPVRDAVREGCSFLGLDPLYLANEGKLICILPQEKADAALAVLRQSPLGADAARIGTIVAADGAGPGRAGQVILETPMGGHRLLSMLEGEQLPRIC; from the coding sequence ATGGCCGGGGATACGCTTCTTCTCGACTACGGCAGCGGCGGCAAGGCCGCGCACCGGCTCATCGGTGAACTGTTCCTGAAACACTTCGACAACCCCGTGCTGCGCACGCTGGACGACGCCGCCCGGCTGGAAATGACCGGCCCGCTGGCCATGAGCACCGACAGCTACGTGGTGGACCCGCTGTTCTTTCCCGGCGGCGACATCGGCACGCTGGCCGTGCACGGCACCGTCAACGACGTGGCCATGCTGGGCGCGCGGCCCCGCTACCTGAGCTGCGGGTTCATCCTTGAGGAAGGGCTGGACATGGAGGTGCTGGAGCGCATCGTCATCTCCATGGGCAACGCCGCGCGCGAGGCCGGGGTGTGCATCGTCACCGGCGACACCAAGGTGGTGCCGCGCGGCATGGCCGACAAGGTGTTCATCAACACCACCGGCATCGGCGAGATCATCGCGAATCCCTCGCCCAGCGGGCATTCCGCGAAGCCGGGCGATGCCGTCATCATCAGCGGCAGCATGGGCGACCACGGGCTGACCATCCTGTCGCACCGGGAGGGGCTGAACTTCTCCGCCGACGTGCGCAGCGATTCCGCCGCGCTCAACGGGCTGACCGAACGGCTGCTGCTGGAGGTGGGCGACATCCACGTGCTGCGCGACCCCACGCGCGGCGGCCTTGCCACCACCCTCAACGAGATAGCCGGGCAGTCGGGCGTGGTCATGCGCATCGCGGAACGGGACATCCCCGTGCGCGATGCCGTGCGCGAAGGCTGCTCCTTCCTCGGTCTGGACCCGCTGTACCTCGCCAACGAGGGCAAGCTGATCTGCATCCTGCCGCAGGAAAAGGCCGACGCGGCCCTTGCCGTGCTGCGCCAAAGCCCCCTCGGGGCCGACGCCGCCCGCATCGGCACCATAGTGGCCGCCGATGGCGCCGGGCCGGGCCGGGCCGGGCAGGTCATCCTGGAAACGCCCATGGGCGGCCATCGCCTGCTCTCCATGCTGGAGGGCGAGCAGTTGCCGCGCATCTGCTGA
- a CDS encoding NAD-dependent epimerase/dehydratase family protein, which yields MTRYTALMQELEAAPRTWLVTGVAGFIGSNLLETLLMHGQKVVGLDNFATGYQRNLDMVREIVGADLWRNFRFKEGDIRNLEHCREVCEGVDHVLHQAALGSVPRSIEDPILANESNISGFVNMMVAARDAKVKTFVYAASSSTYGDEPTLPKVEDKIGKPLSPYAVTKYVNELYADVFATCYGMKAIGLRYFNVFGKRQDPFGAYAAVIPQWFASLLRGETVFINGDGETSRDFCYIDNCVQANLLAATATDEAALNTVYNVAFGERTDLNQLFDLIREEVSRHKPEAATARPEHREFRFGDVRHSLADISRAHTRLGYEPVYSVRQGLRLSGDWYAANLK from the coding sequence ATGACCCGTTATACCGCCCTGATGCAGGAACTGGAAGCCGCCCCCCGCACCTGGCTTGTTACCGGGGTTGCCGGATTTATCGGTTCTAACCTGCTGGAAACGCTGTTGATGCACGGCCAGAAGGTGGTGGGGCTGGACAACTTTGCCACCGGCTATCAGCGCAACCTGGACATGGTGCGCGAAATCGTGGGCGCGGACCTGTGGCGCAACTTCCGCTTCAAGGAAGGCGACATCCGCAACCTGGAGCACTGCCGCGAGGTGTGCGAAGGCGTGGACCACGTGCTGCACCAGGCCGCCCTGGGTTCCGTGCCGCGCTCCATCGAAGACCCCATCCTGGCCAACGAAAGCAATATTTCGGGCTTCGTGAACATGATGGTGGCCGCCCGTGACGCCAAGGTGAAAACCTTCGTCTACGCCGCGTCCAGTTCCACCTACGGCGACGAACCCACCCTGCCCAAGGTCGAGGACAAGATCGGCAAGCCGCTGTCTCCCTACGCGGTGACCAAGTACGTCAACGAACTGTACGCCGACGTGTTCGCCACCTGCTACGGCATGAAGGCCATCGGCCTGCGCTACTTCAACGTGTTCGGCAAGCGGCAGGATCCCTTTGGCGCCTACGCGGCGGTCATTCCGCAGTGGTTCGCCTCGCTGCTGCGCGGCGAGACCGTGTTCATCAACGGCGACGGCGAGACCAGCCGCGACTTCTGCTACATCGACAACTGCGTGCAGGCCAACCTGCTGGCCGCCACCGCCACCGACGAGGCGGCCCTGAACACGGTGTACAACGTGGCCTTCGGCGAACGCACCGACCTGAACCAGCTGTTCGACCTGATCCGCGAGGAAGTGAGCCGCCACAAGCCGGAAGCCGCCACGGCCAGGCCCGAGCACCGCGAATTCCGCTTTGGCGACGTGCGCCATTCCCTGGCCGACATCAGCCGCGCCCACACCCGGCTGGGCTACGAGCCGGTGTACAGCGTGCGCCAGGGGCTGCGCCTTTCCGGCGACTGGTACGCCGCCAACCTGAAGTAG
- a CDS encoding permease, translating into MAVCLVAWWAVYLNLPAASRSLTYGMLGLTPGSHLGEAVEFFLYDTPKVLMLLSLVVFGIGLVRSFFTPQRTRRLLAGRGEAVGNVLAALLGIVTPFCSCSAVPLFIGFVSAGVPLGVTFSFLVSAPMINEIAVVMLYGLLGWKVAALYAGTGLAIAIVSGWIIGRLGMERHIEGWVLQVRAEAEQMHDAGLSWSGRIDYGVQAMRDIVGKVWPWVVLGIGVGAGIHGYVPEGFMASIMGRGAWWAVPLAVAIGIPMYSNAAGMIPVVQALLGKGAALGTVLAFMMAVIALSLPEAVMLRRVLKPRLVAVFFGVVGLGIMLVGYLFNALV; encoded by the coding sequence ATGGCTGTGTGTCTGGTCGCGTGGTGGGCGGTGTACCTGAACCTGCCCGCCGCCTCCCGCTCGCTGACGTACGGCATGCTGGGCCTGACGCCCGGTTCGCATCTGGGCGAGGCGGTGGAATTCTTCCTGTACGACACCCCCAAGGTGCTCATGCTGCTTTCGCTGGTGGTCTTCGGCATCGGCCTGGTGCGTTCGTTCTTCACGCCGCAGCGCACCCGCCGCCTGCTGGCCGGGCGCGGCGAGGCCGTGGGCAACGTGCTGGCCGCCCTGCTGGGCATCGTCACCCCGTTCTGTTCCTGCTCGGCGGTGCCGCTGTTCATCGGCTTCGTCTCCGCCGGGGTGCCGTTGGGGGTGACCTTTTCGTTCCTGGTGTCCGCGCCCATGATTAACGAGATCGCCGTGGTCATGCTGTACGGCCTGCTGGGCTGGAAGGTGGCCGCCCTGTATGCGGGCACGGGCCTTGCCATCGCCATCGTGTCCGGCTGGATCATCGGGCGGCTGGGCATGGAACGCCACATCGAGGGCTGGGTGTTGCAGGTGCGGGCCGAGGCGGAACAGATGCACGACGCGGGCCTGTCCTGGTCCGGGCGCATCGACTACGGCGTGCAGGCCATGCGCGACATCGTGGGCAAGGTCTGGCCGTGGGTGGTGCTGGGCATCGGGGTGGGCGCGGGCATCCACGGCTACGTGCCGGAGGGGTTCATGGCCTCCATCATGGGGCGTGGGGCGTGGTGGGCCGTGCCGCTGGCCGTGGCCATCGGCATTCCCATGTACTCCAACGCGGCGGGCATGATCCCCGTGGTGCAGGCCCTGCTGGGCAAGGGGGCCGCGCTGGGCACGGTGCTGGCGTTCATGATGGCCGTCATCGCCCTGTCCCTGCCGGAGGCGGTGATGCTGCGCCGCGTGCTGAAGCCCCGGCTGGTGGCCGTGTTCTTCGGCGTGGTGGGTCTGGGCATCATGCTGGTGGGGTACCTGTTCAACGCCCTGGTGTGA
- a CDS encoding alpha/beta hydrolase produces MLFLTNRVPKSGGKGKYGRSVAFDSRNNEVSSSLLFCIRDGEDSYREVGNEAFFDSLRQDAANHIVLYIHGFNNFLEEDIFPRTAQLQGLFNADDGDRVVVVPLIWPCNDKVGVVRDYYDDQRTADYSGGIFHRALGKFFQWQEKRSGDDGPKCLKRINVLAHSMGNRVLRGALNGWATYEQDGVPLVFRNVFMVAADVENETLAKGKPGRFISDAARNLVVYHAADDLAMRASKVVNLKNAIASRRLGHTGPEDWDEVANNVHAVDCDNVNMTLDPGNGHTYFGAYADGSPGPVFRHIAECVRTGRVTAPPEELTLRDKAG; encoded by the coding sequence ATGCTGTTTTTGACCAACAGGGTGCCCAAGTCGGGTGGCAAGGGCAAGTATGGGAGAAGTGTTGCGTTCGACTCCCGGAACAATGAGGTTTCGTCCTCGCTGCTCTTTTGCATCAGGGATGGCGAAGACAGCTACAGGGAGGTTGGAAACGAAGCCTTTTTTGATTCGTTGAGGCAAGACGCGGCGAATCATATCGTTTTGTATATCCATGGGTTCAATAATTTTCTGGAGGAGGATATTTTTCCGCGCACGGCGCAGTTGCAGGGTCTGTTCAATGCTGATGATGGTGACCGGGTGGTGGTTGTCCCCCTGATCTGGCCGTGCAACGACAAGGTTGGAGTGGTGCGTGATTACTACGACGACCAGCGCACGGCGGATTACAGCGGCGGGATATTTCACAGGGCGCTCGGAAAGTTTTTCCAGTGGCAGGAAAAACGATCTGGCGATGATGGCCCGAAATGCTTGAAGCGCATCAACGTGCTTGCTCATTCCATGGGAAACAGGGTGTTGCGCGGCGCTTTGAACGGTTGGGCAACCTATGAACAGGACGGGGTTCCTCTGGTCTTTCGCAATGTCTTCATGGTGGCGGCCGATGTGGAGAACGAGACTCTCGCCAAGGGGAAGCCGGGCCGTTTCATCTCGGATGCCGCGAGGAATCTGGTTGTCTACCATGCCGCCGATGATCTTGCCATGCGCGCCAGCAAGGTGGTCAACCTGAAGAATGCGATCGCTTCGCGGCGTCTGGGGCACACCGGGCCCGAGGATTGGGACGAGGTTGCGAACAATGTTCATGCCGTCGATTGCGACAACGTGAACATGACCCTTGATCCGGGAAACGGGCATACATACTTCGGGGCCTATGCGGATGGCAGCCCTGGCCCCGTTTTCAGGCATATTGCGGAATGCGTCCGGACGGGGCGTGTCACCGCTCCGCCTGAAGAGCTGACCTTGCGGGATAAGGCAGGGTAG
- the flgC gene encoding flagellar basal body rod protein FlgC, translating to MDFMTAIDIGASALNAERTNMNIISMNLANVKTTRTEQGGPYRRKTTIMAAQDIDDPFAKHMQGALDRELKGVRVMHVATDSRPLKRVYEPGHPDADQDGFVAYPDINVVEEMASLMTAQRGYEANVTTIDTVKAMYTKALEISR from the coding sequence ATGGACTTCATGACTGCCATTGATATCGGCGCCTCCGCACTCAACGCGGAGCGCACGAACATGAACATCATCTCCATGAACCTGGCCAACGTGAAGACCACCCGCACCGAGCAGGGCGGTCCCTACCGGCGCAAGACCACCATCATGGCGGCCCAGGACATCGACGACCCCTTCGCCAAGCACATGCAGGGCGCCCTGGACCGCGAACTGAAAGGTGTGCGCGTGATGCACGTGGCCACCGACTCGCGCCCCCTCAAGCGCGTGTACGAACCCGGCCACCCCGACGCGGACCAGGACGGCTTCGTCGCCTACCCGGACATCAACGTGGTGGAGGAAATGGCCAGCCTGATGACCGCCCAGCGCGGCTACGAGGCCAACGTGACCACCATCGACACCGTCAAGGCCATGTACACCAAGGCCTTGGAAATCAGCCGCTAG
- a CDS encoding ArsR/SmtB family transcription factor — MQMIAPQRTAAHRRLIEAQAEIFKALGHPSRLLMVEELTRGERCVCELQALVGSDVSTVSKHLSILKGAGVVRDEKRGANVYYSLSLGCVRSFLECTGRHIDQAAQVLSQDLARLAALRSGD, encoded by the coding sequence ATGCAAATGATTGCACCGCAACGCACAGCCGCCCACCGCAGGCTCATCGAGGCGCAGGCCGAAATCTTCAAGGCGCTGGGGCACCCCAGCCGCCTGCTGATGGTCGAGGAACTGACGCGCGGCGAACGCTGCGTGTGCGAATTGCAGGCGCTGGTGGGCTCGGATGTCTCCACGGTGTCCAAGCACCTGTCCATCCTGAAGGGCGCGGGCGTGGTGCGCGACGAGAAGCGCGGGGCCAACGTCTACTATTCGCTGTCGTTGGGATGCGTGCGGTCCTTTCTGGAGTGCACAGGGCGGCACATCGATCAGGCCGCCCAGGTGCTGTCGCAGGATCTGGCCCGGTTGGCCGCCCTGCGGTCCGGGGACTAG